A part of Candidatus Binatia bacterium genomic DNA contains:
- a CDS encoding D-aminoacylase encodes MSFDLVLAGGTIVDGTGGEPFVGAVGVKDGRIAAVGDLAGAEAARTIDCAGRVVAPGFIDMHSHSDWVLPQPDHGEVLAPLLEQGITTIVAGNCGCSPAPLEGRNQSLVPSIGRMLHDRDLDYGWSSMASYLDALEQRGLALNVAQLVGHGTVRAAVKGGDGSPATPEELARMADIVRRALDEGAIGLSTGLGYAPGVFADTDELVAVSAPLKERGGVYTSHARSYIALGFLQHPDRPPSNLTALDETAAIWRAHGVKVQHSHLIFVGDTTWPTTDRVLEHLDALIDEGVDIACDAFPYVGGNTTLVVFLPPWALEDIQKSVTDPESRERLVSGLDFVLPALGMRWEDTQILWVPKRDRAHYEGLTIAEIARDRGTPPAVTYLDLIAELGSQTRIMNWNYSGREAEETSLRKVMAHRACCFETDTILTGNGVDNPASYGTFPRVLGRYVRELGLLSLPEAVRRMTGFNAERMNLRDRGRIERGLAADLVVFDPATVADAWREKPVGIEVVVLNGRVVVEEGRFDRKARAGGVLRG; translated from the coding sequence ATGAGCTTCGATCTCGTTCTCGCAGGCGGCACGATCGTCGACGGCACGGGTGGCGAGCCCTTCGTCGGCGCGGTGGGCGTCAAGGACGGACGCATCGCCGCGGTCGGCGACCTCGCGGGCGCGGAGGCCGCGCGCACGATCGACTGCGCGGGCCGCGTGGTCGCGCCCGGGTTCATCGACATGCACTCGCACAGCGACTGGGTACTGCCGCAGCCCGATCACGGCGAGGTGCTGGCGCCGCTCCTCGAGCAGGGCATCACCACGATCGTCGCCGGCAACTGCGGCTGCTCCCCGGCGCCACTCGAGGGCCGCAACCAGAGCCTCGTGCCCTCGATCGGCCGCATGCTGCACGACCGCGACCTCGACTACGGCTGGTCGAGCATGGCGAGCTATCTCGACGCGCTCGAGCAGCGCGGGCTCGCGCTGAACGTCGCGCAGCTCGTCGGCCACGGCACGGTGCGCGCCGCGGTGAAGGGCGGCGACGGCTCGCCCGCGACGCCCGAGGAGCTCGCGCGCATGGCGGACATCGTGCGCCGCGCGCTCGACGAGGGCGCGATCGGGCTCTCGACCGGTCTCGGCTACGCGCCGGGCGTGTTCGCCGACACCGACGAGCTGGTCGCGGTGAGCGCGCCCTTGAAGGAGCGAGGCGGCGTCTACACCTCGCACGCGCGCAGCTACATCGCGCTCGGCTTCCTCCAGCACCCCGACCGTCCGCCCAGCAACTTGACGGCGCTCGACGAGACGGCCGCGATCTGGCGCGCGCACGGCGTCAAGGTGCAGCACTCGCACCTGATCTTCGTCGGCGACACCACGTGGCCCACGACGGATCGCGTCCTCGAGCACCTCGACGCGCTGATCGACGAGGGCGTCGACATCGCCTGCGACGCGTTCCCGTACGTCGGCGGCAACACGACGCTGGTCGTGTTCCTGCCGCCCTGGGCATTGGAGGACATCCAGAAGTCGGTGACCGATCCCGAGTCGCGCGAGCGGCTGGTGAGCGGCCTCGACTTCGTCCTGCCCGCGCTCGGCATGCGCTGGGAGGACACGCAGATCCTCTGGGTCCCCAAGCGCGACCGCGCGCACTACGAGGGTCTGACGATCGCGGAGATCGCGCGCGACCGCGGCACGCCGCCGGCGGTGACGTATCTGGACTTGATCGCCGAGCTCGGCAGCCAGACGCGGATCATGAACTGGAACTACTCCGGCCGCGAAGCCGAGGAGACGAGCCTGCGCAAGGTGATGGCGCACCGCGCGTGCTGCTTCGAGACCGACACGATCCTCACCGGCAACGGCGTCGACAACCCCGCGTCGTACGGGACGTTCCCGCGGGTGCTCGGGCGCTACGTGCGCGAGCTCGGGCTGCTGTCGCTCCCGGAGGCCGTGCGGCGCATGACCGGGTTCAATGCGGAGCGCATGAACCTGCGCGATCGCGGGCGGATCGAGCGCGGGCTCGCGGCGGATCTGGTGGTGTTCGACCCGGCGACGGTGGCGGATGCGTGGCGCGAGAAGCCGGTGGGGATCGAGGTGGTGGTGCTGAACGGGCGCGTGGTCGTGGAGGAGGGGAGGTTCGATCGGAAGGCGCGCGCGGGGGGGGTGTTGAGGGGGTAG
- a CDS encoding PQQ-dependent sugar dehydrogenase, whose product MPPRVTGYELTLVARGIDQPWSIAWLPDGRALVTAKKGALYVLEGDRFREIELEGLPPVMSEGQGGLMDVAPHPKDTGPTPRIYLTMSTGTANANRTILVRGVLDGNRLRDIETLFEVEPVKSGGQHFGSRLLWLPDGTLLMSVGDGGNPPLEIGGALSREQAQRLDSHLGKILRLTEDGKPALGNPFADKPGAKPEIWTYGHRNIQGLARDPATGRVWASEHGPRGGDEINLIEGGKNYGWPLQSFGRDYRTNEPVGQPSVPGMVDPVVAWVPSPAPSGLAVYSGDRYPGWRGSLLSGGLVSKDVRRVELDAQGNAVGQESILVGDRVRDVRQGPDGFVYVLTDEDDGRLLRIEPRR is encoded by the coding sequence ATGCCGCCGCGGGTGACGGGCTACGAGCTCACGCTGGTGGCGCGCGGCATCGATCAGCCGTGGTCGATCGCCTGGTTGCCCGACGGGCGCGCGCTCGTCACCGCGAAGAAGGGCGCGCTCTACGTCCTCGAGGGCGACCGCTTCCGCGAGATCGAGCTCGAGGGCCTGCCGCCGGTGATGAGCGAGGGGCAGGGCGGGCTGATGGACGTCGCGCCGCACCCGAAGGACACGGGTCCGACGCCGCGCATCTACTTGACGATGTCGACCGGCACGGCGAACGCCAACCGCACGATCCTCGTGCGCGGCGTCCTCGACGGCAATCGGCTGCGCGACATCGAGACGCTCTTCGAGGTCGAGCCGGTGAAGAGCGGAGGACAGCACTTCGGCTCGCGGCTCCTCTGGCTGCCCGACGGCACGCTGCTGATGAGCGTCGGCGACGGCGGCAACCCGCCGCTCGAGATCGGCGGCGCGCTCTCTCGCGAGCAGGCGCAGCGCCTCGACAGCCATCTGGGGAAGATCCTGCGCTTGACGGAGGACGGCAAGCCGGCGCTCGGCAACCCGTTCGCCGACAAACCGGGCGCGAAGCCCGAGATCTGGACCTACGGCCACCGCAACATCCAGGGGCTCGCGCGCGATCCCGCGACGGGCCGCGTCTGGGCGAGCGAGCACGGACCGCGGGGCGGCGACGAGATCAACCTGATCGAGGGCGGCAAGAACTACGGCTGGCCGCTCCAGAGCTTCGGCCGCGACTACCGCACGAACGAGCCGGTCGGCCAGCCCTCGGTGCCCGGCATGGTCGACCCGGTTGTGGCCTGGGTGCCGTCGCCGGCGCCGTCCGGGCTCGCGGTGTACAGCGGCGACCGCTACCCGGGCTGGCGCGGCAGCCTGCTGAGCGGCGGCCTCGTCAGCAAGGACGTGCGCCGCGTCGAGCTCGACGCGCAGGGCAACGCCGTCGGGCAGGAGAGCATCCTGGTCGGCGACCGCGTGCGCGACGTCCGTCAGGGGCCGGACGGCTTCGTCTACGTCCTCACCGACGAGGACGACGGGCGCTTGCTCCGTATCGAGCCGCGGCGCTGA